The bacterium genomic interval TGGGCGAATCCCGGCGGAATATACAGTGCCCGGTGGTTTTCCTCCGAAAGTTCGAGGCCGAAGAATCGGCCGAAGGTGGATGATCGGGCGCGGAGATCCACTGCCACATCATAGACGCAGCCCAGAGTGACGCGTACCAGTTTACCCTGGCTGTGCGGCGATCTCTGAAAGTGCAGTCCGCGCAAAGTTCCTTTGCGCGAAAAACTGATGTTTTCCTGGACAAAATCGGCGTCGATGCCGTTGTCGAGAAAAATCTTTTTTTGATAGCTTTCCATAAAATAGCCGCGACTATCAGAAAATACGGCTGGTTCGATGATCACCACTCCGGCGATTTTGGTTTGAATAAAGCGCAAACAGGTCTCCTTATCTTTTGTGCAGCAGGAACAGCTGTTGGGAAAACGTGTGAACCGCTCCGGTCAAGAACAGGTTCAGCCGGTACGCAGCATCGACCACTGCGTCGAGGTCGTGCACAGTCAATCGGGCGCCGGCCAGGGAGCGCAGTCGAGTAAACAGCCCTTTGGGTGAAGTGGTCAGCAGCACCGAACCCTGCGATCGGCAGATACGGCTGAGTTCAGTGAGCAATGGTTTCGGACTGGGCAGA includes:
- the rfbC gene encoding dTDP-4-dehydrorhamnose 3,5-epimerase, yielding MRFIQTKIAGVVIIEPAVFSDSRGYFMESYQKKIFLDNGIDADFVQENISFSRKGTLRGLHFQRSPHSQGKLVRVTLGCVYDVAVDLRARSSTFGRFFGLELSEENHRALYIPPGFAHGFYVLSDRAQFSYKCTAYYAPHSEGGVRWNDPVIGVPWPLDGPPLLSRKDEQLPLLADAEVPLD
- a CDS encoding class I SAM-dependent methyltransferase, which codes for DRSPAMAKRCRMHHNAWMVVADARALPFKSNLFVLINAVGLMEYLPSPKPLLTELSRICRSQGSVLLTTSPKGLFTRLRSLAGARLTVHDLDAVVDAAYRLNLFLTGAVHTFSQQLFLLHKR